AGACGAGCCGGGGTGACGTCGAACGCCGGATTGACGGCGTAGGTGCCGGGCGGAGCGACCGGCGTTCCGAGGACGCTGGTCACTTCGATCGCAGCGCGCTCCTCGATCGGGATCTTGTCGCCGCTCGGAACGGTGAGGTCGAGCGTCGAGGTTGGAGCGACCACCACGAAGGGGATGCCGGCGTCCTTGGCGGCGAGCGCGAGGCCGAACGTCCCCACCTTATTGACGACGTCGCCGTTGGCTGCGATCCGATCCGCGCCGACCATGACGACCTTCACCTCGCCGCGCGATATCAGCCCGGCTGCGGCACCGTCCGCGATGAGCGCGTGCGGGATGCCGAAACGCGCGAGCTCCCACGTGGTCAGCCGGGAACCCTGCATCAACGGCCTGGTCTCGGTCGCGAGGACCGCGATCTCCTTCCCCTGCTCGTGCGCGAGCCGGATCGCGCCGAGCGCCGTCCCGTAACCGCCCGTGCAAAGGAAGCCGGTGTTGCAGTGCGTCAGCACGACCGCCTTGGGTGCGATGTACCGTTGCGCGTTGTGCGCCATCTCGAGACACGCGTTCGCGTCCTCCTGGGCGATGCGGAGCGCCTCTTCCTCGAGCAACA
The genomic region above belongs to Actinomycetota bacterium and contains:
- the mtnA gene encoding S-methyl-5-thioribose-1-phosphate isomerase, which produces MRAIDWDAGTIRILDQTLLPKEERVLTLASTAELADAIRRLSIRGAPALGIAGGMGVAQAAFRSQAAGIPGVLRDIELAARELAATRPTAANLVWGIERVARVARERAGDTDRDKLLVLLEEEALRIAQEDANACLEMAHNAQRYIAPKAVVLTHCNTGFLCTGGYGTALGAIRLAHEQGKEIAVLATETRPLMQGSRLTTWELARFGIPHALIADGAAAGLISRGEVKVVMVGADRIAANGDVVNKVGTFGLALAAKDAGIPFVVVAPTSTLDLTVPSGDKIPIEERAAIEVTSVLGTPVAPPGTYAVNPAFDVTPARL